The Quadrisphaera sp. RL12-1S sequence CCGGGGAGGGCTCCCCGCTGGCCGGAGACGCCGTGACGGCGTCGCCGTTCCTCGGCTTCGGCTCGCTCGACCCGCTCCTCGCCGTGGCCGAGGCCACCGGCCGCGGCGTCTTCGTGCTGGCGCTGACCTCCAACCCCGAGGGCGCCTCCGTGCAGCACGCCCGCGACGCCGGTGGGACGGCCGTGGCGGCCGCCGTCGCGCGCGCCGCCGCGCAGCGCAACGCCGCAGCTCGCAGCGCCGGTGCGGCGCTCGGGTCCGTGGGCCTGGTGGTCGGCGCCACCACCGGTGACGCCGCCTCCCGCCTGGACGTGGACCTCGCGGCCGTGCACGGTCCGCTGCTCGCCCCCGGCATCGGGGCGCAGGGCGCGGGGCCGGCCGACCTGGCCCGGGTGTTCGGGTCCGCGCGCCGCGCCGTCCTGGCCTCCTCCAGCCGGGAGGTGCTCGGGGCGGGACCCTCGGTGCTGGCCCTCCAGGAGGCCGCTGTACGGTCTGCCGACGCCTGCCGGGCCGCTCTGCGTCACGAAGAGTGACCCCCCGGCGTTGCTCTGACCAGGTGACGTGGCTAGGTTTCGCACCAGGGTCGGCGCCGAGCCCCCGGGGTGAGACCGCCGATCGCGACGTGAACGCCACGTGCATGACTGACCAGGCCCCTTTTCCCGACGACGTTCAGAGGTGACTGTCCGTGCCGCTCCCGAACCTGACCCCCG is a genomic window containing:
- the pyrF gene encoding orotidine-5'-phosphate decarboxylase → MSQQTPAPTAPFGQRLAAAMDAHGPLCVGIDPSPALLGAWGLSDDVLGLESFSRAVVEAVAGSCAAIKPQAAFFERHGSRGVAVLEQVVADARAAGVLCVVDAKRGDIGSTMAAYADAFAGEGSPLAGDAVTASPFLGFGSLDPLLAVAEATGRGVFVLALTSNPEGASVQHARDAGGTAVAAAVARAAAQRNAAARSAGAALGSVGLVVGATTGDAASRLDVDLAAVHGPLLAPGIGAQGAGPADLARVFGSARRAVLASSSREVLGAGPSVLALQEAAVRSADACRAALRHEE